In one Nocardioides sp. NBC_00368 genomic region, the following are encoded:
- the hemQ gene encoding hydrogen peroxide-dependent heme synthase, whose product MTDPQADIKSNAAKINELNATIRYTMWSVFSLEETLGDADRKAEAVEVEELFAAFAGEDIVVRGTYDVAGLRADADVMFWLHADSSDKLQSAYHRLRRTAFGGRLVPVWSQMALHRPAEFNRSHLPAFLADERTHDYVAVYPFIRSYEWYLLDDKERRRLLAEHGQMARDYPDVRANTVPSFALGDYEWMLAFEADDLSRIVDLMRHLRGSETRRHVREEVPFYTGARVDVADLLERLP is encoded by the coding sequence ATGACCGACCCGCAGGCCGACATCAAGTCCAACGCAGCCAAGATCAACGAGCTCAACGCGACCATCCGCTACACGATGTGGTCGGTCTTCTCCCTGGAGGAGACCCTCGGCGACGCCGACCGCAAGGCCGAGGCGGTCGAGGTCGAGGAGCTCTTCGCCGCCTTCGCCGGGGAGGACATCGTGGTCCGTGGCACCTACGACGTGGCTGGCCTGCGCGCCGACGCCGACGTGATGTTCTGGCTGCACGCCGACTCCTCCGACAAGCTCCAGTCGGCCTACCACCGCCTGCGCCGCACCGCCTTCGGTGGCCGCCTGGTGCCCGTCTGGTCGCAGATGGCCCTGCACCGCCCGGCGGAGTTCAACCGGAGCCACCTGCCGGCGTTCCTCGCCGACGAGCGCACCCACGACTACGTCGCGGTCTACCCGTTCATCCGCTCCTACGAGTGGTACCTCCTCGACGACAAGGAGCGCCGCCGCCTCCTCGCCGAGCACGGCCAGATGGCGCGCGACTACCCCGACGTGCGGGCCAACACGGTCCCGTCCTTCGCGCTCGGCGACTACGAGTGGATGCTGGCCTTCGAGGCCGACGACCTCTCCCGCATCGTCGACCTGATGCGCCACCTCCGCGGCTCCGAGACCCGTCGCCACGTACGCGAGGAGGTGCCGTTCTACACGGGTGCCCGCGTCGACGTCGCCGACCTTCTCGAGCGCCTTCCCTGA
- the hemG gene encoding protoporphyrinogen oxidase yields MIVVGAGIAGLTAARDLSSKGHRVTVLEASDRVGGKIRGESVAGQLVDVGAEAMLNRRPEGVSLARELGLEIVHPTDAKSSIWSRGALRPIPRSIMGVPLDLPALESAGLLSEETLEVVRREPTLPPAKTDEDISVGDFIASRFGDETADRLADPLLAGVYAGHARAISVKAAAPQLFMLAEKGSLLEAAAALPASDVPVFAGIDGGMSRLPRTLAEGLDIRLDTPVDTITRTPQGFLVEHSLVETGGEVEAADAVVVATPAPVAARLLRSTAPSVARELSGIETASVAVVTFAFPELPAELAGRSGFLVPPVEECAIKASTFSFAKWAWVGARGNYLRTSIGRHGEPPSDDDDRLVADSLAALADIAGITATPTDVHVQRWTDALPQYPVGHLDRVARIRQGLRAVPGLALAGASYDGVGIPATIGSAHRAAAEIG; encoded by the coding sequence GTGATCGTCGTAGGGGCAGGCATTGCCGGGCTGACAGCAGCGCGTGATCTGTCGTCGAAAGGACACCGGGTCACGGTGCTGGAGGCATCGGACCGGGTCGGCGGGAAGATCCGTGGGGAGTCGGTCGCCGGGCAGTTGGTCGACGTCGGTGCGGAGGCGATGCTCAACCGCCGACCCGAGGGCGTGTCACTTGCTCGTGAGCTCGGCCTCGAGATCGTGCACCCGACCGACGCGAAGTCCTCGATCTGGTCGCGCGGCGCGCTGCGGCCGATCCCACGCTCGATCATGGGCGTACCCCTCGATCTGCCTGCGCTGGAGTCGGCCGGTCTCCTCTCCGAGGAGACCCTGGAGGTCGTACGCCGCGAACCCACGCTCCCACCTGCGAAGACGGACGAGGACATCTCGGTCGGTGACTTCATCGCTTCGCGGTTCGGCGACGAGACCGCCGATCGGCTCGCGGACCCGTTGCTCGCCGGGGTGTACGCCGGCCATGCCCGGGCGATCTCGGTGAAGGCGGCCGCGCCGCAGCTGTTCATGCTCGCCGAGAAGGGATCGCTGCTGGAGGCCGCCGCGGCGCTGCCGGCCTCCGACGTCCCGGTCTTCGCCGGGATCGACGGCGGCATGTCCCGGCTGCCCAGGACCCTCGCCGAGGGCCTCGACATCCGGCTCGACACCCCGGTCGACACCATCACCCGGACCCCGCAGGGCTTCTTGGTCGAGCACAGCCTGGTCGAGACCGGCGGTGAGGTCGAGGCGGCCGACGCGGTCGTGGTCGCCACCCCCGCTCCGGTGGCCGCGAGACTGCTCCGCTCGACCGCCCCGTCGGTCGCCCGCGAGCTGTCCGGGATCGAGACCGCGAGCGTGGCGGTGGTGACCTTCGCCTTCCCCGAGCTTCCCGCGGAACTGGCCGGCAGGTCCGGGTTCCTCGTCCCGCCGGTCGAGGAGTGCGCGATCAAGGCGTCCACCTTCTCCTTCGCCAAGTGGGCGTGGGTGGGGGCGCGCGGCAACTACCTGCGTACCTCCATCGGGCGCCACGGCGAGCCGCCCTCGGACGACGACGACCGCCTGGTCGCCGACTCCCTCGCCGCCCTGGCCGACATCGCCGGCATCACCGCGACGCCGACCGACGTGCACGTCCAGCGCTGGACCGACGCTCTCCCGCAGTATCCCGTCGGTCACCTCGACCGCGTCGCCCGGATCCGCCAGGGGCTCCGCGCGGTGCCTGGTCTGGCCCTCGCCGGAGCCTCCTACGACGGCGTCGGCATCCCCGCCACGATCGGCTCGGCGCACCGGGCAGCGGCCGAGATCGGCTGA
- a CDS encoding colicin E3/pyocin S6 family cytotoxin: protein MARKMDDVVEELREAATKAMSDVGQSLKKNADDVADGIRKHADARRDLDSDMARSGSDKPGRTDSLPSDKGGTDKDGSRDQQGCGDPVDVATGAVFLQQTDLSLPGDLALVLTRKHSSDWTYGHWFGLSWSSTFDERIDVHADLVGRRSAVVVAADTRAHVFKNLTAGEDARPVAGGPLQLHTGDDGGYRLLDTATGETRHYGTVVGGTAWLSSITNPSGDWIRFTRDEQGAPSEVTHSAGYRVQVSTTGNRVTGLSVTRPDGADAVQVMGYRYDVHGDLVGVVNGSGEELEFGYAQHRLTRWVDRNGTFYDYVYDDRGRCVSQGGSDGVMRNTFTYGEPNASGLRETRVTDSRDLATVFKINSRYQVVATIDPLGAATSSEWSEQNQLLARVDPLGRRTSFVYDAAGNLTEVTRPDGSQVTMEWVDTPAGPRLSGQVLPDGSATTMAYDEAGRRTSATDPTGATTSFGYGADGHLASVTDPLGRVRAIETDAAGLPRRVDEPDGRWAEFERDHFGRVVASTDALGARTTYSWTVDGQLASRVLPDGSTETWTYDGEGNPVSYTDPAGRVTMTRFTHFDMPAEVMAPDGTVTRYAYDPELRLTSVTSPQGSVWSYVYDEAGRLATETDYNGRTLTYAYDAAGQMVEQVNGAGQRVAYDYDALGNVVSEQAGDQTTTMAYDPVGRLMHATSPGVDLVIERDPLGRVLAESVNGRRTAKTYDALGRPTRRTTPAGVETEWSYGLGLAPERMTVAGQEIAFEHDLSGRETRRTTGDLVLEQTWDALGQPLTQRLARNAASSPADVLQERTYAYESAGRLIGVEDKLTGARRFELDLADRITSVALDDSVSETYSYDPLGNITRSATGGGDTERRVYDGTLLTRAGRSRYAYDAQGRLVRHTRTRLSEKPDTWLYEWDANDRLTAVRTPDGTRWTYLYDALGRRVAKRRHAEAGEVVEEVLFAWDGAVLLEQTSGGGETLSWAHQGHQPLAQVELTQDEVDAQFYSIVTDLAGAPSELVGSDGELHWHARRTIWGAPSEDSAIPLRFAGQYSDPETGLYYNHHRYYDPDTGRYLSQDPLGLEPAPNPNTYVHNPTTWVDPAGLAGDSYVPAPSTLPGFPGAQRAKPMTPVQGGGGLRKRWTWDGNILEWDSQHGEVEMYNKRGKHLGAYDPETGNQVKGPEAGRKCVR, encoded by the coding sequence ATGGCCAGAAAGATGGATGACGTCGTCGAGGAGCTCCGCGAGGCCGCGACGAAAGCCATGAGCGATGTCGGCCAGTCTCTGAAGAAGAACGCCGACGATGTCGCCGACGGCATCCGGAAGCACGCGGACGCCCGGCGCGACCTGGACAGCGACATGGCGAGGTCCGGCTCCGACAAGCCCGGCCGGACCGACAGCCTGCCCTCGGACAAGGGTGGTACGGACAAGGACGGAAGCCGCGACCAGCAGGGTTGTGGTGACCCGGTCGATGTGGCCACGGGTGCGGTCTTCCTGCAGCAGACAGATCTGTCGCTGCCGGGCGATCTCGCCTTGGTCCTGACCCGGAAGCACTCGAGCGACTGGACCTACGGTCATTGGTTCGGTCTCTCGTGGTCCTCGACGTTCGACGAGCGGATCGATGTCCACGCCGATCTGGTCGGACGACGTTCGGCAGTCGTCGTGGCCGCTGATACCCGAGCGCATGTCTTCAAGAACCTCACGGCTGGCGAGGACGCCCGGCCGGTCGCGGGCGGGCCGCTCCAGCTGCACACCGGCGACGACGGTGGCTATCGCCTGCTGGACACGGCGACCGGCGAGACCCGCCACTACGGCACGGTCGTGGGCGGGACCGCTTGGTTGTCGTCGATCACGAATCCCTCGGGCGACTGGATCCGGTTCACCCGTGACGAACAGGGCGCACCTTCGGAGGTGACCCACAGCGCCGGGTATCGGGTGCAGGTGTCCACCACCGGAAATCGGGTGACCGGGTTGTCGGTGACCCGCCCCGACGGCGCTGACGCGGTGCAGGTGATGGGCTACCGCTACGACGTCCACGGTGATCTGGTCGGCGTCGTCAACGGCTCCGGCGAGGAGCTCGAGTTCGGCTACGCCCAGCACCGGCTGACCCGCTGGGTCGACCGCAACGGCACCTTCTACGACTACGTCTACGACGACCGAGGTCGATGTGTCTCCCAGGGTGGCTCCGACGGGGTCATGCGGAACACGTTCACCTACGGCGAGCCCAATGCCAGCGGCCTGCGCGAGACCCGGGTCACCGACTCCCGCGACCTCGCGACGGTCTTCAAGATCAACTCCCGCTACCAGGTCGTCGCGACCATCGACCCGCTCGGTGCCGCGACCAGCTCGGAGTGGAGCGAGCAGAACCAGCTCTTGGCCCGGGTGGACCCGCTGGGTCGCCGCACGTCGTTCGTCTACGACGCGGCGGGGAACCTCACCGAGGTCACCCGCCCCGACGGCAGCCAGGTCACGATGGAGTGGGTCGACACCCCGGCCGGGCCGCGCCTGTCCGGCCAGGTGCTGCCCGACGGCTCCGCGACCACGATGGCCTACGACGAGGCCGGGCGCCGCACCTCGGCGACCGACCCCACCGGCGCCACCACCTCGTTCGGCTACGGGGCCGACGGTCACCTGGCATCGGTCACCGACCCGCTCGGCCGCGTCCGCGCCATCGAGACCGACGCCGCGGGTCTGCCGCGGCGCGTGGACGAGCCCGACGGCCGCTGGGCCGAGTTCGAGCGCGACCACTTCGGCCGGGTTGTCGCCAGCACCGACGCCCTGGGCGCGCGCACGACCTACTCCTGGACCGTCGACGGCCAGCTCGCGTCCCGGGTGCTTCCGGACGGCTCGACCGAGACCTGGACCTACGACGGTGAGGGCAACCCGGTCTCCTACACCGACCCCGCCGGCCGGGTCACGATGACCAGGTTCACCCACTTCGACATGCCCGCTGAGGTGATGGCGCCCGACGGCACGGTCACGCGCTACGCCTACGACCCCGAGCTGCGGCTCACCTCGGTGACCAGCCCGCAGGGTTCCGTCTGGTCCTACGTCTACGACGAGGCCGGTCGCCTCGCGACCGAGACCGACTACAACGGCCGCACCCTGACTTACGCCTACGACGCCGCCGGGCAGATGGTCGAGCAGGTCAACGGCGCAGGTCAGCGCGTCGCCTACGACTACGACGCGCTCGGCAACGTCGTCTCCGAGCAGGCCGGCGACCAGACCACCACGATGGCGTACGACCCGGTCGGTCGCCTCATGCATGCGACCTCTCCCGGCGTCGACCTGGTCATCGAGCGAGACCCGCTCGGTCGGGTGCTCGCGGAGTCGGTCAACGGCCGGCGTACGGCCAAGACGTACGACGCCCTCGGTCGACCGACCCGTCGCACGACGCCCGCCGGTGTCGAGACGGAGTGGTCCTACGGTCTCGGGCTCGCGCCCGAGCGGATGACCGTCGCGGGCCAGGAGATCGCCTTCGAGCACGACCTGTCCGGCCGCGAGACCCGGCGCACCACCGGCGACCTCGTGCTGGAACAGACCTGGGATGCGTTGGGGCAGCCTCTGACCCAACGCCTCGCGCGCAATGCCGCTTCCTCGCCGGCGGATGTGCTCCAGGAGCGCACCTACGCCTACGAGTCCGCGGGCCGCCTGATCGGTGTCGAGGACAAGCTCACCGGCGCCCGCCGCTTCGAGCTGGACCTGGCCGACCGGATCACCTCGGTCGCCCTCGACGACTCGGTCTCGGAGACCTACTCCTACGACCCCCTCGGCAACATCACCCGCTCGGCCACCGGCGGCGGAGACACCGAGCGCCGCGTCTACGACGGCACTCTCCTCACCCGCGCCGGCCGCAGCCGCTACGCCTACGACGCCCAGGGCCGTCTGGTGCGCCATACCCGCACCCGGCTGTCGGAGAAGCCCGACACCTGGCTCTACGAGTGGGACGCCAACGACCGCCTCACCGCCGTCCGCACCCCCGACGGCACCCGCTGGACCTACCTCTACGACGCGCTCGGCCGCCGCGTCGCCAAACGTCGCCACGCCGAGGCCGGGGAGGTCGTCGAAGAGGTGCTCTTCGCCTGGGACGGCGCCGTCCTCCTCGAGCAGACCAGTGGCGGCGGTGAAACGCTCTCCTGGGCGCATCAGGGCCACCAGCCCCTCGCCCAGGTCGAGCTCACCCAGGACGAGGTCGACGCCCAGTTCTACTCGATCGTCACCGACCTCGCCGGCGCACCGTCGGAGCTGGTTGGCTCTGACGGGGAACTGCACTGGCACGCGCGCCGGACGATCTGGGGCGCGCCATCTGAGGATTCGGCGATCCCGCTCCGCTTCGCCGGCCAGTACTCGGATCCAGAAACCGGGCTCTACTACAACCACCATCGCTACTACGACCCTGACACCGGGCGCTACCTTTCCCAGGACCCACTCGGCCTCGAGCCGGCGCCCAACCCCAACACCTACGTCCACAACCCGACGACCTGGGTGGACCCTGCTGGGCTGGCTGGCGACAGCTACGTCCCGGCGCCCAGCACCTTGCCGGGATTCCCCGGGGCTCAGCGCGCCAAGCCGATGACGCCGGTTCAAGGCGGAGGCGGGCTGCGCAAGCGATGGACCTGGGACGGAAATATTCTCGAGTGGGACTCCCAGCACGGTGAAGTCGAGATGTACAACAAGCGTGGCAAGCACCTGGGAGCGTACGATCCGGAAACGGGCAATCAAGTGAAGGGCCCTGAGGCAGGGCGGAAGTGTGTGCGATGA
- a CDS encoding alpha/beta hydrolase: MLPLRTRIFAFLQERLVKTPLNAEEMIALRAQREGLRTGPVTAFLFGRPADVEVKETYVDGRRFAIYTPPGVGEAAPVVINYHGGGWCLGTPEQSAWVSSHVAAETGSIVIAPSYRLAPEHPFPAAVEDAWSALEWVAKNAADLGGDPSRIAVMGDSAGGNLAAVVSLMARDAGGPSVRAQVLIYPAVEMYEKFPSEAANANGPVLTSTQMSTFGHLYMGERYGDESWQASPLRATSHADLPPAHIITALHDPIRDHGTRYAEALRAAGSPVSLVDYDTAFHGFMSLPGVAPAAPEALAGIVEFLRDVDRGNSVSGH, translated from the coding sequence ATGCTGCCGCTGCGTACCCGCATCTTCGCCTTCCTCCAGGAGCGCCTGGTCAAGACTCCGCTGAACGCCGAGGAGATGATCGCGCTGCGCGCCCAGCGCGAGGGGCTCCGCACGGGCCCGGTCACCGCCTTCCTCTTCGGCCGCCCCGCGGACGTCGAGGTCAAGGAGACGTACGTCGACGGCCGCCGCTTCGCGATCTACACGCCTCCTGGTGTCGGCGAGGCCGCACCGGTCGTCATCAACTACCACGGTGGCGGCTGGTGTCTCGGGACGCCGGAGCAGAGCGCGTGGGTCTCCTCGCACGTGGCCGCGGAGACCGGGTCGATCGTGATCGCGCCGTCCTACCGGCTGGCCCCCGAGCATCCGTTCCCAGCCGCCGTCGAGGACGCCTGGTCCGCCTTGGAATGGGTCGCGAAGAACGCCGCCGACCTGGGCGGGGACCCGTCGCGGATCGCGGTGATGGGCGACAGCGCCGGCGGCAACCTGGCTGCCGTGGTGTCCCTGATGGCTCGCGATGCGGGCGGGCCGTCGGTGCGGGCTCAGGTGCTGATCTACCCGGCGGTGGAGATGTACGAGAAGTTCCCCTCCGAGGCCGCCAACGCCAACGGGCCGGTGCTCACCTCGACGCAGATGAGCACCTTCGGCCACCTCTACATGGGCGAGCGCTACGGCGACGAGTCCTGGCAGGCCTCTCCCCTGCGGGCCACCTCGCACGCCGACCTGCCGCCGGCCCACATCATCACCGCGCTGCACGACCCGATCCGCGACCACGGGACTCGGTATGCGGAGGCGCTGCGTGCTGCCGGGTCGCCGGTCTCGCTGGTCGACTACGACACCGCGTTCCACGGGTTCATGTCGCTGCCCGGGGTCGCGCCGGCGGCTCCTGAGGCGCTTGCGGGGATCGTGGAGTTCCTGCGGGATGTCGACCGAGGTAACTCGGTCAGCGGTCACTGA
- a CDS encoding uracil-xanthine permease family protein, whose protein sequence is MRFGWNLHEDGKNVREGAIVKPGERLSWPRTIGFGGQHVVAMFGATFLVPLLTGFPPTTTLFFSGLGTLLFLLITRNRLPSYLGSSFAFIAPIGAAMGGGGMGAALFGILVTGALLALVGVIVMVTGTGWIEALMPPVVTGAIVALIGLNLAGAATNNVVGGDPADPDNGAVLVAAITLATVLVVAVAFRGLIARLSILVGVVVGYIAALLLGQIDTSAFEKAAWFGLPDFTTPDVTWSVVPMFLPVVLVLVAENVGHVRSVAHLAGDDTINRETGRALFADGLATTIAGGFGGSATTTYGENIGVMTATRVFSTAAYWVAGVVAILLSLSPKFGALLNTIPPGVLGGITVALYGLIGLIGIRIWLDNRVDFADPVNQFTAAVALVIGIGNLTLTFGDLTFTGIALGTIAAVVIYHGMRALARLRR, encoded by the coding sequence ATGCGATTCGGGTGGAACCTGCACGAAGACGGCAAGAACGTACGCGAGGGGGCGATCGTCAAGCCCGGCGAGCGGCTGAGCTGGCCCCGCACGATCGGCTTCGGCGGCCAGCACGTGGTCGCCATGTTCGGCGCCACGTTCCTGGTGCCGCTGCTGACCGGCTTCCCGCCGACCACGACGCTGTTCTTCTCCGGCCTCGGCACCCTGCTTTTCCTGCTCATCACGCGCAACCGGCTGCCCTCTTATCTCGGCTCGTCCTTCGCCTTCATCGCGCCGATCGGTGCCGCGATGGGCGGCGGCGGGATGGGCGCTGCGCTCTTCGGCATCCTGGTCACCGGCGCACTGCTGGCGCTGGTGGGCGTGATCGTGATGGTCACCGGCACCGGCTGGATCGAGGCGCTGATGCCGCCGGTGGTGACCGGTGCGATCGTCGCGCTGATCGGTCTCAACCTGGCCGGTGCCGCGACCAACAACGTGGTCGGCGGTGACCCGGCCGACCCCGACAACGGCGCGGTGCTGGTCGCCGCGATCACCCTGGCCACCGTGCTGGTCGTCGCCGTCGCCTTCCGTGGGCTGATCGCCCGGCTCTCCATCCTGGTCGGCGTCGTCGTCGGCTACATCGCCGCGCTGCTCCTGGGTCAGATCGACACCTCGGCGTTCGAGAAGGCCGCCTGGTTCGGGCTGCCCGACTTCACCACGCCGGACGTGACCTGGTCGGTGGTCCCGATGTTCCTGCCGGTCGTGCTCGTCCTCGTCGCCGAGAACGTCGGCCACGTACGCAGCGTCGCCCACCTCGCCGGCGACGACACCATCAACCGCGAGACCGGCCGGGCCCTCTTCGCCGACGGCCTCGCCACCACCATCGCCGGTGGCTTCGGCGGCTCGGCGACGACGACGTACGGCGAGAACATCGGCGTCATGACCGCGACCCGGGTCTTCTCGACCGCCGCCTACTGGGTCGCCGGCGTGGTCGCGATCCTGCTCTCGCTGTCGCCGAAGTTCGGCGCGTTGTTGAACACCATCCCGCCCGGCGTGCTCGGCGGCATCACCGTCGCGCTCTACGGCCTCATCGGCCTGATCGGTATCCGGATCTGGCTCGACAACCGCGTCGACTTCGCCGACCCGGTCAACCAGTTCACCGCCGCCGTCGCGCTGGTCATCGGCATCGGCAACCTGACCCTGACCTTCGGCGACCTCACCTTCACCGGCATCGCGCTGGGCACCATCGCTGCGGTCGTGATCTACCACGGGATGCGCGCCCTGGCGCGGCTCCGGAGGTAG
- a CDS encoding flavin reductase family protein, protein MSGPLRTNQDLDPAALRQAFGVFPSGVVAVAAVVDDRPVGLAASSFTSVSLDPPLVSFSVARTSKTWPDLRRSSHLGVTVLAEHHGEVCRQLAGPVDSRFDGLVVSESRDGALTLDEGLARFDCTVYREVEAGDHIVVLLQLHAADHGAGQPLVFHRSNFGRLAG, encoded by the coding sequence ATGTCCGGTCCGCTGCGTACGAACCAGGATCTCGACCCGGCCGCGCTGCGGCAGGCCTTCGGGGTCTTCCCCAGCGGCGTGGTGGCGGTCGCCGCCGTCGTCGACGACCGCCCCGTCGGCCTGGCGGCGTCCTCGTTCACCTCGGTGTCCCTGGATCCGCCGCTGGTCTCCTTCTCGGTGGCCAGGACCTCGAAGACCTGGCCCGACCTGCGTCGCTCCTCGCACCTGGGCGTCACCGTCCTCGCCGAGCACCACGGCGAGGTGTGCCGCCAGCTCGCCGGTCCCGTCGACTCCCGCTTCGACGGTCTGGTCGTCAGCGAGTCCCGCGACGGGGCGCTGACCTTGGACGAGGGCCTGGCCCGGTTCGACTGCACCGTCTATCGCGAGGTCGAGGCCGGCGACCACATCGTCGTACTCCTCCAGCTCCACGCCGCCGACCACGGCGCCGGCCAGCCCCTGGTCTTCCACCGCTCCAACTTCGGCCGGCTCGCCGGGTGA
- a CDS encoding ribosomal protein L7/L12: MEFAAVGTIALVLIMVMFVYVIAIDMAMKQARRDMARRIGRVNDKLDLLLAQAGVRMATPDVPRLDEIRELARSGKKIHAIKLYRDVTGVGLAEAKDAVEQLA, encoded by the coding sequence ATGGAGTTCGCCGCGGTCGGGACCATCGCCCTCGTGCTGATCATGGTCATGTTCGTCTACGTCATCGCGATCGACATGGCGATGAAGCAGGCTCGGCGGGACATGGCACGACGGATCGGACGCGTCAACGACAAGCTCGACCTGCTGCTCGCCCAAGCCGGCGTACGGATGGCCACGCCGGACGTTCCGCGTCTCGACGAGATCCGTGAGCTCGCCCGTTCAGGGAAGAAGATCCACGCGATCAAGCTCTACCGCGATGTCACCGGGGTAGGTCTTGCTGAGGCGAAGGACGCCGTCGAGCAGCTCGCCTGA
- a CDS encoding WXG100-like domain-containing protein — protein MTIPGELDFVLDLLGYEWPNVDEDAVRDAAQLLRGLESDLRGTLDDLQVRVNELGDGAKAQSTNALIRAWTENRTANMDAVLDALPGVATGIDVAADAIVALKVKVIAELTITAAQIAAAAATAVVTAGLSVAGNAALIAVRKKALDIATDIAMEELIGQLASMVVEPLTGTIAELAIAIADAPLVTDGDATAATELSYDVMEQIASALNDCGADQYDLCTTFAAEVSALPFFAS, from the coding sequence ATGACGATCCCGGGAGAGCTCGATTTCGTACTCGACCTGCTCGGCTACGAATGGCCGAACGTCGACGAGGATGCGGTCCGTGACGCTGCGCAGCTGCTGCGCGGACTCGAGTCCGACCTTCGGGGCACCCTCGACGACCTGCAGGTCCGGGTCAACGAGCTCGGAGACGGAGCCAAGGCCCAGTCGACGAATGCCCTGATCAGGGCCTGGACCGAGAACCGTACGGCCAACATGGATGCGGTGCTCGACGCGCTGCCCGGGGTCGCGACCGGGATCGATGTCGCCGCCGACGCGATCGTCGCGCTGAAGGTGAAGGTGATCGCCGAGCTGACGATCACCGCCGCGCAGATCGCGGCTGCCGCCGCGACCGCGGTGGTCACCGCCGGCCTCAGCGTGGCCGGCAACGCCGCACTCATCGCGGTGCGGAAGAAGGCGCTCGACATCGCCACCGACATCGCGATGGAGGAGCTCATCGGTCAGCTCGCCTCCATGGTGGTCGAGCCGCTCACCGGAACGATCGCCGAGCTCGCCATCGCGATCGCCGACGCCCCGTTGGTGACCGACGGGGACGCGACCGCCGCGACCGAGCTCAGCTACGACGTGATGGAGCAGATCGCCTCGGCGCTCAACGACTGTGGCGCGGATCAGTACGACCTCTGCACCACTTTCGCAGCCGAAGTGTCCGCCCTGCCCTTCTTCGCCTCCTAG
- a CDS encoding DNA alkylation repair protein yields MSEPGDALIRDLHERMAEAADPGRAPQMQAYMKSDMPFHGIASPVMKRLTRECFQAHPLDETAWLAATERLWDEATHREERYAALALFRWRTHREAAAHPDRLALYHHLAITGAWWDLVDEIAQHLVGPVLLAHRDRVTPVIAEWAADSDIWVRRTAILSQARHKAETDPVLLDRVLNLNLEDSLHGKVFWIRKAVGWALREYAKTDPVWVRSWVDDHDDRLSGLARREALKHF; encoded by the coding sequence ATGTCCGAGCCTGGCGATGCCTTGATCCGCGACCTGCACGAGCGGATGGCAGAGGCCGCGGATCCCGGGCGGGCACCGCAGATGCAGGCCTACATGAAGTCGGACATGCCGTTCCACGGGATCGCATCACCGGTGATGAAACGGCTGACGCGCGAGTGCTTCCAGGCACACCCTCTGGACGAGACGGCGTGGTTGGCCGCGACCGAACGCCTCTGGGACGAGGCCACTCACCGCGAGGAGCGCTACGCCGCGCTTGCCCTGTTCCGGTGGCGTACGCATCGTGAGGCCGCGGCGCACCCGGACCGACTCGCCCTCTACCACCATCTCGCCATCACTGGCGCCTGGTGGGATCTGGTCGACGAGATCGCTCAGCATCTGGTCGGCCCCGTGCTGCTCGCTCACCGCGACCGGGTCACGCCAGTCATCGCGGAATGGGCCGCCGACAGCGACATCTGGGTGCGGCGTACGGCCATCCTCAGCCAGGCACGACACAAGGCCGAGACCGACCCGGTCCTCCTCGACCGCGTGCTGAACCTGAACCTGGAGGACTCGCTCCACGGCAAGGTGTTCTGGATCCGCAAAGCCGTTGGGTGGGCGCTGCGGGAGTACGCGAAGACCGACCCGGTCTGGGTCCGCAGCTGGGTCGACGACCACGACGACCGCCTCTCCGGGCTGGCCCGGCGCGAGGCACTCAAGCACTTCTGA